In Elusimicrobiota bacterium, one genomic interval encodes:
- a CDS encoding glycosyltransferase encodes MKIALVHDWLTGMRGGEKCLEVFCKLLPSATLFTLVHIKGVMSAIIEKMEIKTSFLQKLPNIEKNYRYYLPLMPKAIESFDLTGYDLILSSSHCVAKGVKIPKNALHICYCHTPMRYVWDMYQQYFGDSKFYVKFAIQILRPYLQKWDVKTSKTVNFFIANSEHVKNRIKKFYNRDAVVIYPPVDTDFFVPPIPYPLSPIPYYLIVSAFAPYKRVDLAIEAFNILGYPLKIIGSGQDEEKLKKIAKNNIEFLGWRDSNELKHFYQNCRALIFPGEEDFGIIPVEAQACGKPVIAYKKGGTLETVIDGKTGLFFDEQTVKSVIDTIRKFEHIKFDPQEIRKNAERFNRPIFKQKIKNFVDDQIKNL; translated from the coding sequence ATGAAAATTGCACTCGTTCACGATTGGCTGACTGGTATGCGAGGTGGTGAAAAATGTCTGGAAGTTTTCTGCAAACTTTTACCATCGGCAACGCTTTTTACACTTGTGCATATAAAAGGTGTGATGTCGGCAATAATTGAAAAAATGGAAATAAAAACTTCGTTCTTACAAAAGTTGCCAAATATAGAAAAAAATTATAGATACTATCTGCCACTGATGCCTAAAGCTATAGAAAGTTTTGATTTAACTGGTTATGATTTAATTTTATCTTCAAGTCATTGTGTCGCAAAGGGTGTAAAAATTCCGAAAAATGCACTCCATATCTGTTACTGCCATACTCCGATGCGGTATGTTTGGGATATGTATCAGCAGTATTTTGGCGATTCAAAGTTTTATGTAAAATTTGCGATACAAATTTTAAGACCATATTTACAAAAATGGGATGTTAAAACTTCAAAAACGGTAAATTTCTTTATTGCCAATTCCGAACATGTTAAAAACCGAATAAAAAAATTTTATAATCGTGATGCTGTAGTAATTTATCCGCCTGTTGATACCGACTTTTTTGTTCCCCCTATCCCCTATCCCCTATCCCCTATCCCCTATTATCTTATTGTATCCGCATTCGCACCTTACAAAAGAGTAGATTTAGCAATAGAGGCATTTAACATACTCGGCTATCCGTTAAAAATTATCGGCTCAGGTCAGGATGAAGAGAAACTGAAAAAAATAGCAAAAAATAATATAGAATTCTTAGGCTGGCGAGATAGTAATGAATTAAAACATTTTTACCAGAACTGTCGTGCACTGATTTTTCCAGGTGAAGAAGATTTCGGGATTATTCCAGTTGAAGCCCAAGCATGCGGGAAACCTGTTATTGCATATAAAAAAGGTGGTACGTTAGAAACTGTAATTGACGGTAAAACAGGGCTCTTTTTTGATGAGCAGACAGTAAAATCAGTGATAGATACCATAAGAAAATTTGAGCATATAAAGTTTGACCCACAAGAAATCCGAAAAAATGCTGAAAGGTTTAA
- a CDS encoding type II toxin-antitoxin system PemK/MazF family toxin — translation MSTQQRNEVWWADLPKPIGKRPVVLLSRDEAYNVRNAVTIAQITTTVRNIPVEVLLDERDGLPQKCVANLDTITTIRKSILTERICLLRSDKVEQINKALKFALALN, via the coding sequence ATGTCTACTCAACAACGCAATGAAGTATGGTGGGCGGATTTACCTAAACCTATAGGCAAGCGTCCTGTGGTGTTACTTTCACGTGATGAGGCATATAATGTGCGTAATGCAGTTACTATTGCACAAATAACCACAACAGTCCGAAACATTCCAGTGGAAGTATTGCTTGACGAACGGGATGGTCTGCCTCAAAAATGTGTGGCAAATCTTGATACGATTACTACCATTAGAAAGTCGATTCTTACGGAAAGAATTTGTCTGCTACGTTCTGATAAGGTTGAGCAAATCAATAAAGCACTTAAATTTGCTTTAGCACTGAACTAA